Sequence from the Methanosarcina siciliae T4/M genome:
AGGGAGGCAACAGCAACGGTGGATGGAGGCAGGATGTCTATTCCTTCAAGGGACTCAAAAAGCGCTTTTGCGTCAAGGGCTTCTTCTTTAGTTACTGCATACATTATTCCGTCCGTATCGACAAGTGCATCATAGAGCCCGCCTGTCACGGAGTAGGGCGGTGCCCGGTTGGTAAGCACAGTGGCATAGGTCTCTTCGATCTGCTTCTTTGCATCTTTCATGTCAATTTCGGGAATGATCTCTCTTCTGCCTGCATGCCATGCATTATACATGGGGACGAAGGGAAGGTTCTGGGCAAGCTGGAGCTTTGGAAGCCTGGAACCGAAACTTCCGTCTTCCCTGAGGCGAAGAGATGCTTCCCAGGCTGAGATTCCTCCCGTCCCGCTTCCGACAGCCTGGAAGTAGTGGTCAGGCATCCTTCCTATGGTTACGGCCGCATCAAGCATTACAGTGCCCATTCCTTCTCTTCTGGCAACATTCCTGGCTCCTCCTTCAGGGACCATTCCCGGAAGTTTTGCAATTCTTCCTGCAAGATTGATAGCATCGGTGTAATCGTTCCCCGGAGTCATGCTGATAAGGTGAATTGAATCGGTCGGTTCTTCAGGCAGCCAGAGCTTCGGGATGCCTGGGTCGGGGACCACGATATAAACATCGGTTCCCGTAAGCGCCGAAACGTGTGCAAAAGCCCTCCCAGTATTTCCTGCAGAGGCAAGAACAATGGCTTTTCCTTCGGTTTCCTTGAGAAGCTGCATCGTAGGATGGGCTTCGAGTTCTTTGAAACTGCAGGTCTTGATAAAAGCTCCTTTCTCAGGCCAGTACCCGCTGAACCCTATGTACAGGTTCGAAAGTCCAAGTTCCCTCGCAAGAGCTTCACTTTTGTACGTGACGGGACCGGCTTCGGTAGTAAGCTCTTCCTGCACCGGGAGCCAGGAGTGAAACCTGCCTATCCCTGGCTGCTTTCTCAGCTCAAGCTTTTTTTCAAGGTATTCCGCCCGTAACAAGGAGTCGTCATCCTCACAGGTCAGCCTGTATTCCTGGCCGTATTCTCTGCCGCATTTCAGACATTTTAATATGAATCTTCCCATTGCTATCAAAGAAAATTGGGTTTCTTTTGCTACATATATGTTCCTGAATTCCGGACTTAATTTCCTTTATGTGTCATTATTTAAAATATATCGTCTTATCCGGCCAGTAGATCGTACTAAATGGAAGGCAGCGGAATGAGAATTTTCAAAAAATAAGCTTGCAAGCCGCGGGCAAGAACCTGGGAAGAAACAATATACGGAAGGTGAATAAAAATGTAATAAATTGAAATCTTTAGCTCAAACTCATTTGGGGTAAAAAGTATCTGTAGTTTCCTTTGCATGTTCGATATTTTTTCTGGTCCTGTCCGGGTAAACAAGAGTAAGTACATCCGGTTCCAGTCCTAATTCTTTGGAGTCATGAAGATAGTGTTTATCGCTCTCCCGTGAGATGTTTCCTATCCATATCTGGGCATTTGTCCTTCCTATTTTCTGGATCTCCACATTGTCAAAATCAAAAAAAATCTCTTCTATTTTAGGTTCAAGATGTTTGCTTCCGAACAGGAAAATGTAAACTTGAGCGAAGGGACTGAGGTGGTAATTTATCTGGACATCCGCGTCAGTCTTATCAAATTCAATTACCATACTATCAAGATGAATATATTTTCCTTCCCTGAACTGATTCGTATTAATTCCGGGCGTGACTCTTACAGCCATCAAAACAGCCGAGATGATCAGGGCGATCGTAATTATAGCTTTAACTTTCATGTGTCTAACGCTGTATTGGTATTCTTTTCTAATATATTTATTTCCTGCCGAATTCCGTTCCCTAAGGAAAAAGTACGGTTAATCTCTTCATGTCCGGACTAACTTTTTATCTGAATTCATAATGAAGGTATGAAATTTATAATGATGCATAACCTCATCCAATGAAGATATAATAATCATCCATATTCATCCGTAATCATCTCTCTTATTTTTGTACCCTTTTAATTTGTCCCGGATTCGTCCTTTCTATCCCAATTTATACAATAAGATTAAATAGTGCAAGAATAAAGCTATTTTATTCTTTTAACTATCTAAAAAACAAGAGTGAGGCATAAAAATATGAGCAAAGATATTAATTTCGTCTGTCCAAAATGCGGAAACAACTCCTACGTTCTCGGTGAGATCCGCACAACAGGCGGTTTCATAAGTAAAGTCCTCGACATCCAGAACAAAAAATTCACTCACATCACCTGCAAACGCTGCAAATACACCGAATTCTACCAGGCAGACAGCGGTATGCTGGGAAACATTTTCGACCTGTTCACCTGAAATCCGCGAATCAGGAACTCTTCTATGGAACTTTTTACACAACCCTTTTTTTAATTTTTAGATGATTTACTTTTCCCTCCCGAGTTTCGTTTCGGGAGCACGATGTCCCACCCGAGTTTCGTTTCGGGAGCACGATGTCCCACCCGAGTTTCGTTTCGGGAGCACGATGTCCTTTTCGCTGCGCTCAAGAGGACTGAATTACTTATAATCTGACCCCTACAACCATATTCGCTGCATCGGGTCGTTCTTGTCACGCTCGACGCAGGAGAGCGGTTTGCACGTAAAAATGAAGTAAAAGAAGAATCAGTTTCTAAATCTTTGGCGTTTTTTTGCGTTTTCAGCCAGTTATGATGCATTTCATCCTGACTTGCCTATTATATAATCTATTTTATTCTGCAAGGATCAGAATACAACAGCATTTTTTCTTCATTTCGTCGAGGGTAAGCTCTTCCAAGTTTTGAATGTGTTTGTGCATGAGCGGTGAGAATATCTTTATTGTTGCTTTATTTTCTTCGCTGTTGAATATTTCTCTTAGCTCATTTCGGTCCTTACACTCTGCTATTGTCTCAAGCAGTTGAATGAACTGTTTTCCTTTATCCTCTGAACAGCTGAAAATTTCGTTTTTCTCAAATATGTGAATGAGTTTTGTCTTTATTGGAATCTGCCCCACCTGTGTATCCTTTGCAGGATTGAAGTCTTTACTGATTGATGCAAGCAGGATAAACTGTTCCATGACCTCATCAACAGGTTCTATGATCCCTTCATTCTGTTGCCCGTAAGTGGACTTGTCAAGTGTTGAAACGATTCCTGTAGACCCTCCGAGAGTTTCCTCATTCTTTTCAAGAGTGAATATGCCGTTTGCCATTATGTATGCTCTGTTTCCTGAACATGGAGGGTTGTTTATGTCGTTTTTCGCTGTTTCATAGAATCTTTTCGGACTCGGGTTTGTCTGAGGTACTACAATCACGTCACAGGCAGGAATCAGGTGATTTCTTAAATCGGCGTTCAGATATTCGTAACAAATCATTAATCCTACGCGGAGGTCGTCCCGAAGTTTGAAAATGTGATTTATTTTCCCGGCTTTCATTCCTTCCTTAAAATAGATTTCACGCTCTTCTCGCGCTCCAAGCAACTTTTCGTTATGTACTATTTTTGAAGAAGGAATTACAACAGGGGAGATATTCTTCCTCAAGTCTTCTTCTTCAAACTCTCGGCTGAATATTTTTCCGTACTCTCCAAGCTTTCCTTCCGTCACATAATGGCTTCCCGCAACAACAATAACCTCATTTTCATCTGCAAATTTCTGAATCTCTTCAAGGTACTCAAAAGGAATGGAGAATTCCGGGAAAACCACAATATCCGCTTCATCTTTCACAGCATCCAGAATCGTCATAACCTTTTGACGATAGGCATCGTCGGTTGTGAGTTTCACAACGGAGTTTTCTCCATAAGCATTATACTTTAACTGAACAGCTGCGAGCTTCAAATCTCTATCAACGCAAACTCCATTGCAGCAATCACACTGGAATATTCTGGTTTTGTTGCCTCTTCCGACGCTTTCAAAATAGTCAATTGGCCTTAAAACAGGTTTTTTCTGTCCCGGAGTTGTGAAAGTGATTTCATCTTCTCCCTTCGGGAAGTAGCCAATCTTGAGGTAATCAATTTCAAGCAGGTGTTTTTCGATTTCTTCTTTGCTGAGAGCCCTGTTGAATAAAATCCTGTTAACGGTTTTAATCGTCAATTTCCCTTTCACTTTCTCGGGGTCATCAAATATTACCTCCAGCTTCCAGTTTTCATAAATTAAGTTTAGGCTGAAAGGTTCTTCAAAATAATCTTTTATCTTCTCATGAATATGCCCGAAGAAGTTCTCCAGTGCCTTGTATTCTATTGCACTGACTCTTTCATCAAGTTTTTTCAGGAGCTCTTTGCGTGTCAATTTGTCTTTTTCTTCAAATATCTGAGGGATATTCTCAAAAGAAACCCTTATGCTGGGGTTAACATCTTCAGGAAGAGTTTCAAGAACCTTCTTAACCAGTTCTTTCAGTTTTGGAACATTTACTTCTTCAAGTTCATTTACATCTTCCAGGATCTTAAGCAGCCCGATATATACGCAGAAGCACACATTTGCCTTTTCATAGGTTTCTTTTGCGTTCTGGAACTGCTCCACAGCCTGCCTGAGAAGTTCCAGTTCAGGCTGTCTGGAAGCAAGAGCTTCATTCACAAGTTTTCTTCCTCTGAGGTAGCAGGCGGTAGAAGAACACAATTTTAAAATTGTTTCATCCTCTTCCATTTCCTTCAGCTTCTCAATCGCCTGAAGGGCTTTTTCATATTCCTTCGCTCTCTTCTCTGAATTATTTTCAAGCCTCACATTTTTCATCAAAAAATCGATATATGCACTCAGCCCGGCTTCTGTAACCAGTTTTCTTTCGTGCTTTCGCTCATATTTGATAAAAAACTCCTGCTGTTCTTTGCATATTTGAAATGCTTCTCTCAGGCACTTCATCTGATTGTAGGGATTAGTTTCCTTTTCCGCCTGTTCTGTATTTAACTCAATAAGCCTGATTATCGACTCTGCCTTCCTGCCTATAGTCAGGTATTGCATGGGTTCCGTGTAAATCTCTAGTGCTTTTTCGTACCTGTTTTTCGCGTCTTCAATGCGCCCCATATCAGAAAGCAAGGTTCCTAAATTGTTGAGCATCGTTCCGGTATAGTTTTGTAAAAATTCATCTTGAGGGGATGATTGCAGAAGTTTTAGAGAGATACCAAGTCCGGTTTCGTAGGCATTTTTTGCTTGAGGAAATCTTCCTGCGTTCTGGTAAAAGTAGCCGACAGTGAAGATATTGTTCAGGTTCATCTGAAGGCTTTGCTGGAAAAATTCGTCTTCAGGGTCTTTTAAAAGGATGTCTGCAAAAAAGTTTGAAGCAAATCCGCAGATTCTCAGGACTTCATCGAGAGCGCCGAGGGATAGCAGCAACTGTCCCCTTATATTTATGGTATGGATGAGAATGTCGTTTGCTTTCGCTTGCTTTGCGGCTTCTTCGGCTTTTTCAAGTTCTTCTAAAGCTTCTTTGTTTTGTCCTTTCTGCATCAAGGATATGGTCTTATTGAGGTGGCCTATCGCTAAATCTCTCAAACTCCCGGACATGTTAAAAGAATGAATTCAGGGTAGCTTAAATTTTGCGTTTTTTATGCATCTATTGCTACAAAAAATTCGAGAATAAGAAATTATTCTCCTTTTTTCTTTGAATAAAAGGAAAGGATTCCGAAGGCGCGTGTACAAATTCGTGAAAATCAGGCTGTTCAGGCTGCGAGAAGGAAAATTTCAAACCGCTTCAAACTTTTCCCGCGTGAGTCTGACTTCTTCCCTTAGCTTTTCATTCCCCGGTTCTTTTTCACTCAGTTTTTTCAGGATATCAAGCGCTTTTTCAAAGTTTTCTTTTGCCTCTGCTTTTTGCCCTTTTTCGGAATAGAGGGTTCCGAGGTTGTTGAGGGTCATTGCTGTGTCTGAGAGGTATTCGGGGTTGTCCGGGGAGTTTTTGAGGAGGAGGGAATAGGTTTTGAGGGCTTCTTCGAATTTTTCTTTTGCTTCATCGGGCTCGCCCATTGTGAAAAGCAGTTCTCCGAGGTTGTTGAGGGTGTTTCCGGCGTACATCCGGTAAAATTCGTTTTCCGGGTAGGAAGCGAGGAGGTTCTGGCAGATTTCGATGCCGATTTCATATGCCTGTCTTGAGGAAGAAAAGTTGCCCATTCTCTGGAAAGTATTGCCGAGGTTTCCGAGGTTGTTGAGGTTCAGGTGGAGGGTGTCGGTGTAAAGTTTGTTTCCCGGATCTTCGGAGAGGAGTTTTTCGCTCATAATTAAGGAAAAGGCGTAGGTTTCGAGGGCTTCTTCAAGCATGTCCAGGGACTGGAGCAGCTGCCCTCTTACTTTCAGGATGTGGAACAAAATGGGTCCGTCTTCTGCTTTCTGGGCGGAGATTTCGGCTTTCTGGAGGGATTCGAGGGCTTCAGTGTTTTCCCCTTTTTGCATCAGGTCCAGGGTTT
This genomic interval carries:
- a CDS encoding zinc ribbon domain-containing protein, which produces MSKDINFVCPKCGNNSYVLGEIRTTGGFISKVLDIQNKKFTHITCKRCKYTEFYQADSGMLGNIFDLFT
- a CDS encoding tetratricopeptide repeat protein, with amino-acid sequence MSGSLRDLAIGHLNKTISLMQKGQNKEALEELEKAEEAAKQAKANDILIHTINIRGQLLLSLGALDEVLRICGFASNFFADILLKDPEDEFFQQSLQMNLNNIFTVGYFYQNAGRFPQAKNAYETGLGISLKLLQSSPQDEFLQNYTGTMLNNLGTLLSDMGRIEDAKNRYEKALEIYTEPMQYLTIGRKAESIIRLIELNTEQAEKETNPYNQMKCLREAFQICKEQQEFFIKYERKHERKLVTEAGLSAYIDFLMKNVRLENNSEKRAKEYEKALQAIEKLKEMEEDETILKLCSSTACYLRGRKLVNEALASRQPELELLRQAVEQFQNAKETYEKANVCFCVYIGLLKILEDVNELEEVNVPKLKELVKKVLETLPEDVNPSIRVSFENIPQIFEEKDKLTRKELLKKLDERVSAIEYKALENFFGHIHEKIKDYFEEPFSLNLIYENWKLEVIFDDPEKVKGKLTIKTVNRILFNRALSKEEIEKHLLEIDYLKIGYFPKGEDEITFTTPGQKKPVLRPIDYFESVGRGNKTRIFQCDCCNGVCVDRDLKLAAVQLKYNAYGENSVVKLTTDDAYRQKVMTILDAVKDEADIVVFPEFSIPFEYLEEIQKFADENEVIVVAGSHYVTEGKLGEYGKIFSREFEEEDLRKNISPVVIPSSKIVHNEKLLGAREEREIYFKEGMKAGKINHIFKLRDDLRVGLMICYEYLNADLRNHLIPACDVIVVPQTNPSPKRFYETAKNDINNPPCSGNRAYIMANGIFTLEKNEETLGGSTGIVSTLDKSTYGQQNEGIIEPVDEVMEQFILLASISKDFNPAKDTQVGQIPIKTKLIHIFEKNEIFSCSEDKGKQFIQLLETIAECKDRNELREIFNSEENKATIKIFSPLMHKHIQNLEELTLDEMKKKCCCILILAE
- a CDS encoding cysteate synthase gives rise to the protein MGRFILKCLKCGREYGQEYRLTCEDDDSLLRAEYLEKKLELRKQPGIGRFHSWLPVQEELTTEAGPVTYKSEALARELGLSNLYIGFSGYWPEKGAFIKTCSFKELEAHPTMQLLKETEGKAIVLASAGNTGRAFAHVSALTGTDVYIVVPDPGIPKLWLPEEPTDSIHLISMTPGNDYTDAINLAGRIAKLPGMVPEGGARNVARREGMGTVMLDAAVTIGRMPDHYFQAVGSGTGGISAWEASLRLREDGSFGSRLPKLQLAQNLPFVPMYNAWHAGRREIIPEIDMKDAKKQIEETYATVLTNRAPPYSVTGGLYDALVDTDGIMYAVTKEEALDAKALFESLEGIDILPPSTVAVASLLKAVEVGNVGKDDTILLNIAGGGFKRLKEDFTLFQIEPEITVSNPDVPLEELKL
- a CDS encoding DUF2225 domain-containing protein; this translates as MSETPEKLREEAVKYFNETLDLMQKGENTEALESLQKAEISAQKAEDGPILFHILKVRGQLLQSLDMLEEALETYAFSLIMSEKLLSEDPGNKLYTDTLHLNLNNLGNLGNTFQRMGNFSSSRQAYEIGIEICQNLLASYPENEFYRMYAGNTLNNLGELLFTMGEPDEAKEKFEEALKTYSLLLKNSPDNPEYLSDTAMTLNNLGTLYSEKGQKAEAKENFEKALDILKKLSEKEPGNEKLREEVRLTREKFEAV